The sequence actatgaaCTTTTTCTCTTGATTGGCAGAAAAAAAAGTAATGAAATTCTATTCTTGTCAAATAAAGATCTAGTAGAAGCAATGGAGGGTGATAGTGAAACACACTTTGGACCTTCAAAATCAAGTCAGGTACTAAGGTGAGCTTTTCTTTACATGTCTTTTCCTTCTCTTAAGGGTTGTAAATATTCTTTCTTTTCTCATAACAGATGAGTATCATTCCATAACCCTAATCTCACTCGTGACCTATCTAGTCAGTGTTTTTGAATCACTCAAGATATCAATTCTAATTCACACTAGATATGGCACAATCCATTTCTCCTATTTCATCTTAAATAGGGCCAGTGATTTCACTCAACGAAGTTCCTTTTCAAGGGGGGACTTCGTTGCTGCTTAACCCCATTTAAGCTCCATACTCTCTGTTGCTAAAAAGAGATTTCACCAACTAACAAGTAACAACTACTATACCCAAAACTTTTCATGTTTCCACTTCCTTTCTGCAATAATGTCTAGGGCCCAGACATTCGGACCCGTTAGGTGTAACAAAGAGTGTCACAACACACTCTTATGCAACCCATGTGCAGATGATGACAAGAGCAAATACATGCACCATTGCCCTTACTATATGCGTTGAATTTAAAATTCTTGATGATACCAAAAgctttcatctcgatcaacataaaTCATCATCTAAGAAATTCAGCCAGCCATTACACCACTTGTATAATATTATGATCATTAACAGAAGACGGGATTTTAGAAAAAGTGCACACAAACAGCTTAAGATGATTTGTATATCAAAACCTCGTTAAAATGGGGAGAGATGTCATAAAAGTCGCACTACAAGAATACCTAGCTTAGACTCCCACCATTCAGTTTTATTTGTCTCAAAGATTGTATTTGAAAAGAAATACAGCCAAAAAAAGAACAGATAGTTTGGGGTACACATAGTGACACCAATTATAGTGTTCTCAAGCAATTTTTATTTGGTTGGTAAATATAGTAAACCCACAAAATATCCTTCAGAGTCCTAACTATTTCAGTTTTGAAAAGAGCTTTGGCGCAACCTGTGTGGCAAAGAAATAATTTCAGCATAAAATCTAAGATTTAAACTTTATTGTCAAAtgtaaagaagatgaaagaggaaaaAAGAAATAATTTCAGCATAAAATCCAAGATTTAAACTTTATTGTCTATGGTAAAGAAGATGAAAGTGGAAAAGAAGAACACTTACACATTTGTCAACACAGGACCAGTAATCGAAGTACTGTCCTGTACAATGCTTAGTATCATCGCCTTCAATCCTTTTAGTACAATTCTGTGGATGCATAATAATTGATATTAAACCAGGGTTCACAACTGTCATCAAATGATATATAATTGCAACATCCCTAAACGACTAATAGGCCCATACTTGCTTCATATTCGCATAAGGCACTATACTTGCTTTGAACAAATAAGCCCCTGAAAACAGGCAGATGTAAATCACAGGTGGGAAGACCtccagaagaactactcaagcccATATTGCACCCAGCTAAATTTTAAACAATTTACAGGTTCCAATCTAGAACTATCTAAAATCATTCATCTCTTTATGATCTTAAGGAAACAATAAAATCTATAACAGGCCAAGCATACTAATATCTAATATTTGACATTTAGGAACAGCAAAAGCAAGCtgctccataagattgagagcattctGTTGTCAAGGTAAGCTGATCAATGACTCAAATTCCGAAGTGGCTGAATTGGGCAAGGCAATCATGCATTTGACAAAGCAGCCGAGATTTCTATGAAATCGATGATGCTTGGGTAGAACAATTCATACAATACAGTTTGAGCAGTCCCTTGTCAGGAGTGCATGAATCCATAATGATAAACTAAGTAATAATCTTACCTTATACTCAAGTAAAGCTTTTACACACTTTGGCTTGCATGATTCTTCCAGATACTCCTTGGGGTTAATAGGATCCTCGTCCGccctagatatatatatatagagagagaaagATCAGCACTCTACTGAGAGATTGAACTAAAAAAACATGCAACTCAACAAATAACAAAACCCTCGTTAAGTTATCCATGCGAATAAGCAGACAATAGAATAAATGGTCCATTAACAGACATCTTTATTTTACATATTGAGacaattttctccatttcattcaTCAAATCAGGTATAGACAACCTATAGGCAGTGGACTGCTTGATAGATAAATTCAACAATGGAAACAATATCTGCCTAATGATGACTATCTCCAACTATTGATTTTTAATCCAACTCAACTTATTTCTTGTTTCAAATTTAAATTGCTCGTCCTATATAAATGTAGTACGGAGACGTGCTCACAGACTCAGTTTCAACTGAAAAAAGTCATATATGAACCTAATTGATAATAATTCTGTCTAATTTATTATGCATCATCAAATAAAGATAAACAATCTTCAATTTCATATCCATATCGAACAGTTACACCATATCAGTTTCAATTCTAAAAGAGATAAACATATTTGTAAGCCAAATAAAAGCTAAGAAAGCATGGGCCAATATAAAGATGTTAGGTTTCAAAGAGCGATAACAATCTCGTAGCAGTAAAGCTAATAAGAACGGCAGACAGTGAAAGATGGACCAAAAGATTATACAAGTGTGAGAGGCAGATCAAAATGATCAATTCTAAGTGGCGTGACATTAAAAAACAATAGATGCATTAACGGATGATGAAATACTAAAACAGACTACTCACATGGAAATCGACGACTGACTTTATGCAAATGATTTACCGATACCCCTGCACAAAGCAAATAGAATGTTCTGTTTTCAGCGTCCAACAACCTAGATAAGTACTCATCAAGAAGGATATCAAATCTAGATCAGTTTATCTTTAAAATGATGGATATAAAAATTACAGATTCAAATTGCAATCCAGATTGTAAATTGACAAAGGCGAAGAAAATTAGAGCTTTCATTTTCTATATCGATCTAATCAAACAAAATCGATCTATCGGGAATTAAAAATGAGAAACCAATATACCTGATCAGATGAATCGAAACTCTAGCGAAAAGTTCTGACGGGGAGAGAAGCGATACAGGACTTGGGAGACGAGAGAGATGAGACGCGGATATCTTTTAGGTATTTTTCTCTTTTATTGCTGACTCGGCGACTAAATAGTTTGGCCCGTTTGCAGACTGACCACATTTCTCACGGAAGAAGTTTTATCTCAAGGTTGATTTCCATGGGAGTTGCACAAGAACCGACCCCATCTAATCGAACCCGCCTGAACCCGATGAAAGACTGTAACAGCTTGATATGTGGTTCGTAATTAAAAAACTCGAAATAGATGGTACCGTCTATGATTTTGATATAAAAATCAACTGCAACCGGCTTTAAATCGATTGCTAAAATTGCTTATGATCACTCTTTGCACAATCTGAAAAGATAGGTGTGTTGTTCTTTTTCTGAATGTCAAGCCAAATAGATTGACATGCATGAATAATATTGCTACTCCCGTGGATAAATATGGATCTAATAATAACAATGCTATTGTCACTAATGATAGTCAACAATTACAGGTTCACAAATGGGATCCACCGGATAGAGAATTTATTAAAATTTATATTGATGCATCATTccttaagagcgtccacagtggtgcgagtatatccaaagaccaaagactaaaaaaaaaagatcaaatttgggtttagtccgtcatgtggcgtagtgggaaaagagtatatttgttcgcgcgttgataaagcttacgcctggaatcaggcgttgataaagataacgcatGACATGGGGCGTTTGTAAAGATTCCGCCCGacatattcaaaaataaaaaaaatggggcgttgataaagttaacgccccaagcaaagttttcaaaTGAAGTGAGTAAAgatcatgactatatcaacgccccaagaGAGGCGTTAACATTATGTACGCCTGGGTGcccggcgttaactttacgtacgccccatccaggcagacattataccaacgccccatccaggcagacattataccaacgccccatccaggcggacattataccaacgccctgcaccaggcgttaactttacgaatgCGCGGCTACAAAcagacattataccaacgcccgtcgggtaggcggacattatataaacgcccgactatatttgggtttggtcttgatcgccgatcaaatttggtctgggttttactctttgatcaaattttgatcgatggtccgtcccactacgccagcccactcgactaaaaatttgggtttagtcgtccactgcagttgctctaaaacACCTTGTATAGGAGGGATTGGACTAATAGTGATTAATTTTGCAGGTCACTGCCTTGGAGTTAAAGGATGCttcttcaatggaggaatgataGATGATCAAGAGGTGGAGCAGCTGGAATATTTGGCCATGAAACATGCAGTGGAATGGGACCAGAGCTGTTTTTGAGTCTGATAGTGAAGTTTTAGTTAAGTcgataaaaaaacaaaattcttaTGTTTACTAGATGATACAGAGAACTATCCTTAACATCAAATATCTCTTGTAAAATCATGAGTTTTACTCTTGTCAAGCAGTAAATAGGTT is a genomic window of Papaver somniferum cultivar HN1 unplaced genomic scaffold, ASM357369v1 unplaced-scaffold_148, whole genome shotgun sequence containing:
- the LOC113335434 gene encoding cytochrome b-c1 complex subunit 6-like; its protein translation is MADEDPINPKEYLEESCKPKCVKALLEYKNCTKRIEGDDTKHCTGQYFDYWSCVDKCVAPKLFSKLK